In the Desulfosporosinus acidiphilus SJ4 genome, CCCCGCCCAAAAGGATAACCTTTTTGGCGCCTAAACGTTTAATTTCCTGCATCACATAAGGATCGACCCCTTGGACCGGTGTTAAAAGAATAGGGGCATCCAATTGATGGGAAAGTGGCGCTGCAACCAAGGCATCCGGAAAATTGTCACAGTTCGCCAAGAGAACTGTATCCGCATGCTGCCAGCCCGCTTGCGAAACTTTTATGGCAGTGTCAATTTGCCGCGCCCCATAAATCCGTGTGGTCCCAAAATCCAAAGGGGCCGCATTGGCAGGATTTTGAAACCCAATCAGAAAACCAAAAACAGCAATAAGTATCCCGATAATTTTCCATTTTAGCGGTGCCAATATGATCCCTCCTTCGTTGTTACAATGCAACAATTCTTTGTAATTCGACATTATTAAGCGATGTCCTGCCAAAAACGTGCCTTCTTATTCCTTCTTAATCTAACAACGCGTTTACTCCCCGGACAACACTGTCCGGCAGCGCGACAGTTCCCCCCAAAGCTTCAACCTGTTTCCCTTTCCACGATGTCAAAAGGGCTGCCAAATCTGAAGGCAGCTTCGTCCTGGTTGGGACTAAGACAACCATGGAACCTTGCAGGGCTGCCCGAACGGCTCCCGTAAGAGCATCCGGAAAGTTTTCACCGGTAGCCAGCTCCAGCTTGGAGGAAATCGGCGGATAGGCCTGTAATACTTCTGTCGCGGTGTCATAGGCCGTAGTTCCGGCAATTCTTTGGGGTAGCGGCAGCTGCTCTTCAACTCCAGGGGCAATGACCACCTTTCCTCCGATTACTAACGTGTTCGTGACCTTGAGCTCTTCAAGAGCCGTTTCTGTATCATCAGGCAACGTGTTGGCTTCTGTCAGCAGAATAGGAACTCCCTGCTGTGCAGCCCAGGCGGAAATGGCTAACGTATCCTGAAAATGATTGACGTTGGCGATGACGGCTCTTCCATGAGTACCTAACTCTTCTGCAATCGCTCGTGCAGTCCCCTCTGCCGTATAGCCATATAACCTTTTTACGTTATACGTTTGCTGCAGTTCAATTTCAATGGTTGAGGAAAGAGCCGCCGGACCACCAAGAAGATAGATCGTTTTGGGAGCAAGGCGCTGGATTTCAGCCCGGACATCAGGAGAAAGTGAGGTACTGGACGTCAGCAATATTGGAGCTTGCAGCTTGTAAGCAAGAGGAGCTCCGGCTAAAGCATCGGGAAACTGATTGCCTTGAGCAAGGATTACCGTATCAGCTCCTGTGGGAAACGTTGCCTGGGAAATTTGTACGGCAGTTCCTTCAGCCGTTTCGCCTGCAAAGCGCTGAGCCGATTGATCATTACCTTGGGCTGTGCCCACCGCATAAATACCCGGATAAAAGAGGCCAAAGTGTTCCTCTCCTTTTTGGAGCTCTCCTCCTAAGGTGATCCAACGAGCGCCATCCCAATGATAAACAATTCCGTTCACAGCGTCACTGAGAGAAGGATCACTGAAGTTTAATGAAAGCATCTCTTGAGGTGTATCCGTTCCCCACTCCACATCAACGGCCGGAGTCAGAAACCTTGCCCCGTTAGGGAGAGCTGCGGGAATAGCGGCAGTATTTAAGGAAACGTTGACTGAAGTATCAAAGGCCTGGGCGGGAATCGATAAGTTCAGAGAAGCTGAACCGTCCGTCGTTTGCACATTGCCGCCGAGGCTGCCAATACTCGCAGGAGATGAAAGAGTCATTTTTGTTTGAGCGGCAAGAGATAGGGCAAGTTTCACATCCACTAAACCATAACCATAATCGTTATCCCGGCCAGCAGTTCCTAAATCTTTAACCCCTGACTCCAGGGCTTCAACCACTTGATCCCTGGACCATTCAGGATGCTGCCCCCAGATAAGTGCCGCCTCCCCGGCAACAAAGGGTGAAGCCATGGAAGTGCCGCTGGCATTGGCGTATCCTGGCCCCTCGGCTAAACTCCACCAATCGCTGGCGATTTCATCCCCCGGGGCGGCTAAACTAATTTGCGGACCTGAGGTTGAGAAGGAAGCAATCTGGTCATTTTTATCTGTCGCGGCAACAGCCAGAACATGAGGGTCCGAGGCAGGATAATCGACCCCGGGATTTTTTTGGGTAGAAGGATCGTAGTTTCCGGCAGCAGCAACCAGCAAAGATCCCTTATTATAGGCATAATTAACTGCTTGCTTAATTACTTCTGAAGAAACCCCATTTTCGGCCCCAAGACTAAGATTAATAATCTTGGCTCCATGGTCCGCCGCCCAAACGATTCCGGCGGCAATAGCATCGTCATAGCCATCTCCCTCGAAATTTACGGACTTAATCGGCATAATTTTCGCGTCATAGGCCACACCGACAATTCCCACGCCATTTCGTTCCGCTGCTGCGATCCCGGCAACATGGGTGCCATGTCCGTTGTCGTCTTGATTCGCTCCGGGAGCGTTACTCTGAGTTATCGCGTTATACCCCGGAACTATATTGTCCTTAAGATCCGGATGATTGAGTGCTATGCCTGAATCAACGATGGCAATTGTCACCCCTTTGCCGGTTGCCCCCATGTCCCAGGCCCCTGGAACATCCCCGTTCACCAGGGACCATTGATCTTTGAACACCGGATCTGAAGGCAGCGAGGAAACCTCCGCGGTACTCATCCTGTGAAGATGATTCTCTTCTGCATCGAGAACCCCCGGTGTATTTTTGAGGCTCGCGATCATGGTGGGCACATTAATAGTACGGTTGAATCCCAACGTAGCAAAATTTAAGGGACCCCGGCGTAAAACCGCAGCTTGAAATTCCTTTGCTACTTTTGTGATATCTGCCGTAGGGGCTAAAGAAATAACAATTTGCTGGGATTGCAAAGGATCAGTTGTTGTAAGTTCAGATTTCGGAGACTGGGATTGAGCAGTATTGGGAACTCTTGCCACCTTGGCATCGTTGTTAAATTTCTCCGAATTAATGAAATTTGTTGCTGAGTCAACCATCTTTGCATGATTCCGGCTCGCATTGCTCGCGAAGGAGTTAGTAGGATTATTTGTCTGAGTAAAAGTGTTAGCTTGTCCTTGCTGGGCATTCTCAGAAAGGCGTCTGTCACGCTCCCCTGGGGCCGAGAGATTAAGTACGACATTCAAGCATAGTATGCCAACCATTAAAAAAGGAACAAGCAGATATTTAACTTTAGGAGTCTTTTTTAAAAAGAAAGTTTTTATATCGTGAATATTTTCCACTCCTATCTTATTTAATTCTCTCTAAGACCAATTCGACAAATATCGGGACTTTCCTTTTCTTCTAATGATCATTTAATGGTCTATTTGTTTAAAGGTTATCCCGAAGCTGTTTAATATTGGAAATGTCAATTGTCGAATTTTTGGCAGGGTTTATCACTTTCGTAACGAATATTTATAGACAAATAATCAGTTATCGGCACGTTGAGGAGGCAAAGGATGATTAAATTCTTCACAAAGAAATCCGAGCAGAAAATCTATAATAATAAGAAAATTGATCGTATTAAAAAGCATAAATCTCGCTCATTTTCCTGTCTTATTGCGCTCATAAGTGGTTTAGCCCTCTTAACCAATCTTCTCCCCTTTCAGCCTCCCGAAGTGCAGGCTGCTGCGAGTGAATCTTTCTCCAATCGAATTTATGGAAATACGCTCTACGATACGGCAATAGAGATTTCGAAGGCCGGCTGGAACCAGGCACCGGTTGCAGTTCTTGCCACCGGTGAAAATTTCCCCGATGCACTCACAGGTTCCGTTCTGGCGCATAAAGTAAATGGACCCCTGCTGCTCACAGAATCAGATCATTTAAATCCGGATGTTTTATCCGAACTGAAACGACTTGGCACAAAAGAAGTTTATCTTCTCGGCGGAACCGTTGCTCTAAGTCCTTCTATCGAGCAAACTCTCAGGGATACGGGAATCACTCCGACACGCCTGGCAGGCACGGATCAATATGGAACAGCTGCTGCCATTGCTGCTGAGGCAACTCCTACAACCAGCCAAGCTTTCATTGTGAACGGCGACCATTTTCCGGATGCTTTGAGCATTTCTTCTTATGCAGCGGCTCACGGGATTCCGATTTTACTTACCCGCTCCGATTCTTTGCCTCAGGAAACAGCGTCTGCTCTCGCCCAAATGGGAGTGCAGCAGGTAACGCTCATTGGCGGTAAAGCCGTTATTCAAGACTCTGTGGAACAACAGCTCAGCAAGCTTCCTCAACCTGTTAAAATCACTGCCCGCTTTGCAGGGTATGACCAGTACGAAACAAATTCCATCGTCTTAAATCAACTTCCCTTTGATAGTTCCCACGTTTATGTTGCCACCGGTGAAAATTTCCCCGATGCTTTAGCCGGTGCGGCTTTGGCAGCACAGACCAATTCTCCGATCTTTCTTTTTCCTTCAAAGCCCTTAGCATCTTATACAACCACTTATCTTGACCAAAGACGGTCTTCCGGCACTACCTTTACTATTTTAGGGGGGTGGGGCGTTATTAACTACAAAATGGAAAGCATCTTGCGCACTGGTGTTGCACAACCACGGGTTTCCCTGCAATTTACGCAAGGAGGACTTAACGGTACGAAAGGAATGCTCAGTCAACTTCAATCCATTCCTACCCCGGCTACTGATTACGCCGACCTGATTGGACCAAGCTGGTATTACCTGGATGATGCTGCAAACGGCAATGTTGTTGGAGGGTGGGATGCCACCCCTGGGAACTATACACAGTTCACAAGCGCTGTGCACGCCCGCAATCTTAAGGTTCTTCCTGTGATCCAGTCAAGTTGGTCTACTCCTAAAACTGTAGACTCGGTACTCTCCTCCGCAGCAACTCGCGAAACACTAGAAAACAATATCATTTCCCTAATCCAGAACACCAACTCCGACGGAATTGTCATTGACTTTGAACTCCTCAGCGGCAGCACAGGACCGAATCTCACACAATTTATGAATGAACTTTACAATAAACTTCACCCTTTAAACAAACTGCTCATCGAAGCAGTTATGGCCCGTACAGGTTCAGAATCCTGGCTGACGGAATTTAACTACTCTGCTCTCGCTCAAAATGTTGACTACCTGGACGTCATGACCTATGACTATAGCCGGTCAACTCCGGGGCCCATTGCTCCCCTGGATTGGATGAACAAAGTGATGCAATATACCCTCAGTCAAGGTGTTGATATGCACAAAGTTCTCCTGGGAATCCCTTACTACGGCAACGACTGGTTGACCACAGGCACCGGCAGCAGCGCAACTTATACGCGGAAAGCGGGCGGAATGGCTGAGCTGCAAGCCCTAGCACAGGGGCCGATTCAAAGAGATTCCTCCCAGATTCCTTATTTCAATTACACGGATTCTTCCGGAACCCACACCGTCTATTACGACGACGCCCAAAGCTGGAATGCGAAGTTATCACTCCTTAACCAGTATGGACTCGGAGGAATCGGAGCCTGGTCACTAAGCTGGTCACTTAACCCTGCCAGCTCCAATGCTATATTCCCTCTTCTCAAGCAATATCTCCGGTAAGCGTGTTCAAGGGACGGTCCTTTTGACACACTTTGGCGAGACAAGGGGACGGTTCCCTTGTCTCGCTTTCGTTTCTACATCTGGGGACTTGCTTAGAGGCTACATATTGTATACTATAATATAGCAGTCTAAAAGCTTGGGGTGGACATTTTTGTTAATATTGCTGACGATTTTTAATTCTATTCTTATGGTCACGGGACAAACCCTTTGGAAACTGGGGGCCTCGGGCAAAGACGTTCACAGTCTTGGCCAACTCTTGCGCCTCTTTCTAAGCCCCTACATAATTGGCGGTTTAACGGTTTATGCCTTTGCTTCGGTCCTTTGGATCTATGTCTTGAATAAAGGTGAATTAAGTTATGTTTATCCAATTCAAAGTACGGCCTTTATCTTTGCCATGATCATCGGAACGACAATTTTCAAAGAAGAGCTTACTTTAACAAAAATCGTAGGGGTTTTAGTTATCTGTCTTGGAGTGATTATCATTACTCGTAGATAAACCTTGTTGCTGTACTCAAATATTAAGCTCAGTTTAATGACACGTCTTTCGTGGTACTTGGCTGTCCATGATCAGCGCTTGCCTAGTTGCTCTTATATTTTGCCAGGCAAATTTATAGTTTCTGACTAGGAAGATAAGTTCCCTATTATTAATGTGCCGCTTCAGAACATAAAGATTTGAAAGTACATAAGGGTCTAATAAATTACATAGAGATCTAAGAGTACAAAAACATGAGAACTCAAGGAAATTCCTTAGTTCTCATGTTTTGTCTTGTTCTGGTTCATGTTTGCGTTCTTATTATCGTTCTTATTATCATTCTTATTATCGTTCTTATCTTCGTTCTCGTCTTCGTTCTCGTCTTCGTTCTCGTCTTCGTTCTCGTCTTCGTTCCTGTTTACGTTCTTGTTTTTCTTCACTCCGGCCATATTCTTTCCATCATCGAATTAAGGATAATCGCCAGACTCACTTTAAACATATAGTATCCGCTTTTAAACGGGGTGATTGACGAATTTCCGGAAATGCGGGCATCCATTTCTACAGAAACTTCAATGACCCGCATTCGATTTTTAACCAGAGTTACAATGGCATCGGGTTCCGGGTAATCTGTAGAATAATGAGCGGAAACCATGCGCAAGGCTTTCTGATTATAGGCTCGAAACCCCGAGGTGGGATCCGTGAATTTTTTGCGCACTACGGATTGGATTGTTTTACTGAGGAGATAAATGCCTGTCCGACGCGACCGGGACGATTTATAGGCAGTTTTACTCAGGAAGCGCGATCCGATGGTAACATCCGCTTTTTCTTCCAGAATAGGCTCAATCAACTTTTGTATTTCTTCAGCTTTATGCTGCCCGTCCCCATCTACTTGAAGGGCAACATCATAGTGGTTTTTGACAGCATAGATAAATCCTGTTTGTACCGCTCCCCCAATTCCCAAATTTACAGGGAGTGAGATCACTTTTGCTCCGTGGGTTCGTGCGACCTCAGCCGTCTGATCGGTGGAGCCGTCATCGATGACAAGAACATCCAGCCAAGAGGATACTTGTTTCAGATTATCTACCACAGAGCCGATATTCCCTGCCTCATTTAAAGCAGGGACAATCGCTAAAATTCGTTGCATATGTTCTTTCTCCACGTCCTTAAGGGGACAAATTTTCTTCCATAGGTTTCTGTTCAGTTTATATTACGTTATTTCCTTATCTCTGAGGACTTTACTTCCAGGTTTTTTAAATCGTCTTCCAGCAAAGCAATCCTTTGTACTAAAACACGATTTGTGGAACTCAATCTGGAAATTTCCAGTGAAAAATGCACACAGAGGATGAAAACCAAGACCCCAAATATCACGAAAATGGCGGAAGGGGCGTAATAAATCCCCATAATGTTGGCCAAATACTCAATTCCATTTCTCCATAAGGAGAGAAAGATCATGCCTAGACCGGCAACAATCCAAATTAAAGAGTATTCAACTGCCAGACGCCGCCGCCGAACTTGCTCAACAATAAATCCCGTGATCAGAAAACTCATGATAAGTACGACTATTTGGACGCGCGTCATATCCTTAAAACGACCTCCTATCCGCTTCCTGCGGGATTCCCAATAGTCTCCCAGCTCCCTTAAGGAGCAGTACAATACCTAGTGAACCCAGCAAAATCATAGCGGGCATCACCGGCAAACGATAGCGTCCTCCCGAAACCACTGTGATCATACTCACAACAAAGCTATAGTAAAGTATATAGAGCAGAAGAAAACTGTATCGTTTCAGCCAAATAAGACTCAGGATTATCCCGCTTAAACCTAAAAGAAGATACCATTTATCAAGGAAATCGCCTTTCATTTTATAGGCCTGTCCTTCCTCGGGACTTACCGGCTGCCAAAATAGATTCTTCTCTTTAGCGTAGGTACGCTCCAGGAACAACACCGGATGACTCAAAATGTAGGAGGCTCCCAAGCTTTTATACTCTTTTTCTTGTTCCAGGACAGGAAGTTTATCAATCCTGGCCTTAACCGCCGGATCATAGCTTGGCTGGTCAAAAACAAAGTAACTGTTGGTGATCGTTCTGGGGTTATTCCCTAAATAAAACTCGTAGGAACCATAGTTTGAAGAGGGAATAAACTGATGGTATTTTAACTCATTGCGTATCCACCAGGGACTCATAACCACCACTGTCATGAATACGATCAGAAAAAAATCACGCAAGGAGCGCTTAAGGCGCCAGCCTTTCATCCAGAAAATCCAAAACCCCAGCACGGGAAAATAAAGCAAAAGCAGCGGACGAACGAGATTAGAAAAACCAATGACCCCTCCCAGAATCAAAAGGGTACTCATTTTAGGCCTGCTAATCTCTTGAGCATAACGCGTCAAACAATAAAGAAACAACCAAATCGCAAAGACATAGGTAGTCTCTGTTAAGACGTACATCTCCCAGAAAGCAAACAAGGGGTATCCCAGAGTCAAGGCATAAGGAATCAGGGCATACTTTCGCCCAAATAAAACTTCCCCGGTTTTATAAGCAAGCACAGCACCGGCCGCACCGAGAACAGCATGCAGAACCGACACCACCATCCCATAACTTTTTAAGCCAAATAATCCGTAGATCAAGGCCAGAAGTAAGGGGTAGATCGGTCCGATCACATAGTCCCGGTTCTTGGGAATCATTTGCACGAGATTATCTGCGCCAGTCTTAAAATTGGCGCTGTTCACAAGCCCGTTACCGTGGAGAAAATTCTCGGCGATATTGGAATAAAGATACCCATCCTGTGAAATAAAATAGTAGACATGATAGGATTTTATATAGAGGAGCTCAATGCCTAAGGCTATGAAGAACAGGAGGCCTGTTATCCATAGCCTTTTATGTTGCTTTGCCAATGAATCTCAAACCTCCGTGTTCTTGTCCTTCAATTACGAAGGAGTTAGAAGACCCCCTAAAATCTTCTCAGTGGAACTTGGGATGACGCCTGTTCCTCCGAGAATAAACGCCTTTGTTGTTTTTCCGCATTGGGCCTGCAAATATGCTTTTATATCTGCGTTTAAATTCCCTTGAGGAATTAAGAGCAAGGGGCTTCCGGTAATAGCCGCAAAGGCTCCCCCTGCTAAACCGTCCGGGAAGTTTTCACCCGTTGCTATCACAAGCGTTGATGGGTCCTGCTGAAAATTATTTACAATCTTGATCATCGTATCATATTTTGTTTCTCCAGCCAAGCGCATCGGGCCGTAGCTTTCTAAGGGACCGCCTTTGCTGTCAAAGGCCGTCGAGACAGCATATTTGCCTCCCACGATAATTGTCTTAGTCACGTTGTAATCTTTTAAGAGCTGTAAGGTGGAATTAGACAGCAATCCTTGATCCGTTAAGAGAATCGGAATCCCTAAGGCTGCGGCCGGTGCCGAAGCAGATAAAGCATCTGGAAAACTCGCAGAGGAAGCGAGGATAACTTGAGTGCTTGGGCCCATTCTGCGGGCAATCGCCACAGCGGTATCAGCGGCTGTATTTCCGAAAATCCGTTCAGAGGATAAATTAGCCTTGCTAAGAGCATCAGTGACCTTTGAGCTAATGGCACCTTCTCCTCCGATAACAAATACTTTTGTCCCTGCACCTAAGCGTTTTAACTCTTGCAGTACATTACTCTCCAGTTCCCCGGGAGCCGTAAGGAGTAAGGGAGCCTTAAGTTTTCTGGCCAGAGGAGCGGCTGCCAACGCATCCTGGAAGCGGTCCACTCGAGCTAAAAGTACCACCGGGGCAGAATTGTCGGCCCAGCCCGCTTGAGATATTTTGATGGCCGTATCTTCAGCACTGGTCCCATAAAGACGCGTAACTGTGGGAGCCGCGGGCTGAGTCGTTGGGGTTGTGGGAGAAGCCGGAGTTAGCGGGGTTGTACCGCTGGTCGAGCCCGAGGTTGAACCTGAACTCGGTGTTGTACCGGAACTTGTCCCTGAAGACGAAGCAGTAGCCTGGTAACCTTCTTTGGCTCGTTCCGCAAGGCTCGCGTCTAAATTTGGTCCTTGCATAACCGTCTTATAATAACTTGCGGCACTGGCTTTAGAATCAGTTGAACCGTCAAGGGCTAATTTATCAGCCTCTGCCAATAGTTTATTGTAGGCGTTGAGGAGGCCGGTGTTTGCACGTTGGATAAGATCAGCATCAACACTTGAACCTTGCAAAACAGTCTGATAGTCTTGGACGGCGCTTTGCCAAGAGGAAGCATCTCCTGTTTGAACCATGGAGTCTGCTGCATCTAATAATTTCCCCAGGGCATTTTGCAAACCGGCAGAAGCCTTTGCTGCAGTTCCCTGATCTAAACTGGGGCCTTGCAGAACAGTCCAATAATATTTAGCTGCACTGGCATCGGAAGAATCTTTGCCGTCCTGCAATAAGGAATCTGCTTCAGCCAGGAGGTTATTTTGAGCGCTTTGGATCTTCTGAGAAACAAGGGTTTTATCGCTGATGGTCGCACTGTCATAGACCGTATTATAAAAACCCAAGGCATAATAGGATGCCCAGCGAGCGTAGTTGAACCAATAGTCCCCATTAGCAGAATCCGCACCTGTTCCTCCCCCGGTTGAGACTAACTGATTCTGATCAATTGTCAGATCTCCCAGATGTGTCACTGAAGGCGTACTATAGCGGCTGGAATAATTAGGAGGATTAACAAGCGGCAAGAGGTTTGCCGGGTACTTTGTCGCTCCCGGTGCGAAGGTAACAGCACTGTTATATTTTTGGCCCATAAGGCTGAAAATCGAATCCTGATAGGCAGGACTTCCTGTAGCTACATTAGGATTGTTTCGTGAACCCCAACTATTATAAGCCCATACTGCAAAATACCAGTTTTCTAAAACATTGCGATCGCCGTTGCCAATCTTAGGAGCAGCCCGCCATTTTTGATTAAGCATTTGGCAGCCCATTTCTATATTATAGTCTATATCAGTCTTCAGCTTCTCAATAGTCGCCGTATCTGTGGAACTGTAACTGGAGATTTGCATAATCCCAATTCCGATACCATCCTTCCCGATTAAAGGATGGTCAGTCATGGGTTGTCCGTTATCATCCAGCTCGTATTGTCTCCACCCGCTCTCCATCCAAGCAATGGATTTAAGAAGTACAGGCGGTATGTTATATTTATTAGCCCAGTATTCCAGCTTGTCGCCAATTTCCGTGTAATATGCTGTTTGAGCTACTGCTGCTGATGCTGTCCTAATCGGTATTAACTGCATAAAAAAGAGCATGGTCATAAAAATGGCCAATAACTTCCTATATCGGCGCAAAGACATTACTTTTTCTTCCCCTTCCACCCTAATTCTTCTCTGTTAATTGATATATTCGACAAGAATTAAAGCAGTCCTCCTCAATCTCATAAAACTCATGGCGTGCCGCACAAAAAAATCCTCAACCAAAGTTATAAGTCCAAAAGAATAAAAAACGTCCTCAGTGAGCTGCTCCCTGTCACAAAGAGAAGCGGTTCACTGCGGACGGTTCTTATGACTTTGCTATATATATATATATATACTACAAAATTGTGCGAATAAAACTCAGTGATGAACTATTTCTCCCCTCCAAAATCCAGCCGTCTTTCTTATAGAAACGAATGGCTCTCTCATTCCAGGGAAAAGTTGACAGCCCAACTTTCTTAAAACCTTCTTGTTTCATCTGAACACAAAAATTTGAGGTTAATTGATTCGCAATACCTATTCCACGATAGTTGGGATCGACTCCGATAGCCAAAATCCTAGCCGCAGTAAAAGAGCTCAGCTTCTCAGTCTGTTCTCCGGATTGCCGAAAAATAAAGGTCTTTAGAGCATCCAAAATGCAATGTAACCTCTCCTTAATATGTTTCCTAACGTAATTGTCATTAACGT is a window encoding:
- a CDS encoding S8 family serine peptidase, coding for MENIHDIKTFFLKKTPKVKYLLVPFLMVGILCLNVVLNLSAPGERDRRLSENAQQGQANTFTQTNNPTNSFASNASRNHAKMVDSATNFINSEKFNNDAKVARVPNTAQSQSPKSELTTTDPLQSQQIVISLAPTADITKVAKEFQAAVLRRGPLNFATLGFNRTINVPTMIASLKNTPGVLDAEENHLHRMSTAEVSSLPSDPVFKDQWSLVNGDVPGAWDMGATGKGVTIAIVDSGIALNHPDLKDNIVPGYNAITQSNAPGANQDDNGHGTHVAGIAAAERNGVGIVGVAYDAKIMPIKSVNFEGDGYDDAIAAGIVWAADHGAKIINLSLGAENGVSSEVIKQAVNYAYNKGSLLVAAAGNYDPSTQKNPGVDYPASDPHVLAVAATDKNDQIASFSTSGPQISLAAPGDEIASDWWSLAEGPGYANASGTSMASPFVAGEAALIWGQHPEWSRDQVVEALESGVKDLGTAGRDNDYGYGLVDVKLALSLAAQTKMTLSSPASIGSLGGNVQTTDGSASLNLSIPAQAFDTSVNVSLNTAAIPAALPNGARFLTPAVDVEWGTDTPQEMLSLNFSDPSLSDAVNGIVYHWDGARWITLGGELQKGEEHFGLFYPGIYAVGTAQGNDQSAQRFAGETAEGTAVQISQATFPTGADTVILAQGNQFPDALAGAPLAYKLQAPILLTSSTSLSPDVRAEIQRLAPKTIYLLGGPAALSSTIEIELQQTYNVKRLYGYTAEGTARAIAEELGTHGRAVIANVNHFQDTLAISAWAAQQGVPILLTEANTLPDDTETALEELKVTNTLVIGGKVVIAPGVEEQLPLPQRIAGTTAYDTATEVLQAYPPISSKLELATGENFPDALTGAVRAALQGSMVVLVPTRTKLPSDLAALLTSWKGKQVEALGGTVALPDSVVRGVNALLD
- a CDS encoding cell wall-binding repeat-containing protein, giving the protein MIKFFTKKSEQKIYNNKKIDRIKKHKSRSFSCLIALISGLALLTNLLPFQPPEVQAAASESFSNRIYGNTLYDTAIEISKAGWNQAPVAVLATGENFPDALTGSVLAHKVNGPLLLTESDHLNPDVLSELKRLGTKEVYLLGGTVALSPSIEQTLRDTGITPTRLAGTDQYGTAAAIAAEATPTTSQAFIVNGDHFPDALSISSYAAAHGIPILLTRSDSLPQETASALAQMGVQQVTLIGGKAVIQDSVEQQLSKLPQPVKITARFAGYDQYETNSIVLNQLPFDSSHVYVATGENFPDALAGAALAAQTNSPIFLFPSKPLASYTTTYLDQRRSSGTTFTILGGWGVINYKMESILRTGVAQPRVSLQFTQGGLNGTKGMLSQLQSIPTPATDYADLIGPSWYYLDDAANGNVVGGWDATPGNYTQFTSAVHARNLKVLPVIQSSWSTPKTVDSVLSSAATRETLENNIISLIQNTNSDGIVIDFELLSGSTGPNLTQFMNELYNKLHPLNKLLIEAVMARTGSESWLTEFNYSALAQNVDYLDVMTYDYSRSTPGPIAPLDWMNKVMQYTLSQGVDMHKVLLGIPYYGNDWLTTGTGSSATYTRKAGGMAELQALAQGPIQRDSSQIPYFNYTDSSGTHTVYYDDAQSWNAKLSLLNQYGLGGIGAWSLSWSLNPASSNAIFPLLKQYLR
- a CDS encoding EamA family transporter, translated to MLILLTIFNSILMVTGQTLWKLGASGKDVHSLGQLLRLFLSPYIIGGLTVYAFASVLWIYVLNKGELSYVYPIQSTAFIFAMIIGTTIFKEELTLTKIVGVLVICLGVIIITRR
- a CDS encoding glycosyltransferase family 2 protein; the protein is MQRILAIVPALNEAGNIGSVVDNLKQVSSWLDVLVIDDGSTDQTAEVARTHGAKVISLPVNLGIGGAVQTGFIYAVKNHYDVALQVDGDGQHKAEEIQKLIEPILEEKADVTIGSRFLSKTAYKSSRSRRTGIYLLSKTIQSVVRKKFTDPTSGFRAYNQKALRMVSAHYSTDYPEPDAIVTLVKNRMRVIEVSVEMDARISGNSSITPFKSGYYMFKVSLAIILNSMMERIWPE
- a CDS encoding DUF2304 domain-containing protein produces the protein MTRVQIVVLIMSFLITGFIVEQVRRRRLAVEYSLIWIVAGLGMIFLSLWRNGIEYLANIMGIYYAPSAIFVIFGVLVFILCVHFSLEISRLSSTNRVLVQRIALLEDDLKNLEVKSSEIRK
- a CDS encoding ArnT family glycosyltransferase — translated: MAKQHKRLWITGLLFFIALGIELLYIKSYHVYYFISQDGYLYSNIAENFLHGNGLVNSANFKTGADNLVQMIPKNRDYVIGPIYPLLLALIYGLFGLKSYGMVVSVLHAVLGAAGAVLAYKTGEVLFGRKYALIPYALTLGYPLFAFWEMYVLTETTYVFAIWLFLYCLTRYAQEISRPKMSTLLILGGVIGFSNLVRPLLLLYFPVLGFWIFWMKGWRLKRSLRDFFLIVFMTVVVMSPWWIRNELKYHQFIPSSNYGSYEFYLGNNPRTITNSYFVFDQPSYDPAVKARIDKLPVLEQEKEYKSLGASYILSHPVLFLERTYAKEKNLFWQPVSPEEGQAYKMKGDFLDKWYLLLGLSGIILSLIWLKRYSFLLLYILYYSFVVSMITVVSGGRYRLPVMPAMILLGSLGIVLLLKGAGRLLGIPQEADRRSF
- a CDS encoding cell wall-binding repeat-containing protein, producing the protein MSLRRYRKLLAIFMTMLFFMQLIPIRTASAAVAQTAYYTEIGDKLEYWANKYNIPPVLLKSIAWMESGWRQYELDDNGQPMTDHPLIGKDGIGIGIMQISSYSSTDTATIEKLKTDIDYNIEMGCQMLNQKWRAAPKIGNGDRNVLENWYFAVWAYNSWGSRNNPNVATGSPAYQDSIFSLMGQKYNSAVTFAPGATKYPANLLPLVNPPNYSSRYSTPSVTHLGDLTIDQNQLVSTGGGTGADSANGDYWFNYARWASYYALGFYNTVYDSATISDKTLVSQKIQSAQNNLLAEADSLLQDGKDSSDASAAKYYWTVLQGPSLDQGTAAKASAGLQNALGKLLDAADSMVQTGDASSWQSAVQDYQTVLQGSSVDADLIQRANTGLLNAYNKLLAEADKLALDGSTDSKASAASYYKTVMQGPNLDASLAERAKEGYQATASSSGTSSGTTPSSGSTSGSTSGTTPLTPASPTTPTTQPAAPTVTRLYGTSAEDTAIKISQAGWADNSAPVVLLARVDRFQDALAAAPLARKLKAPLLLTAPGELESNVLQELKRLGAGTKVFVIGGEGAISSKVTDALSKANLSSERIFGNTAADTAVAIARRMGPSTQVILASSASFPDALSASAPAAALGIPILLTDQGLLSNSTLQLLKDYNVTKTIIVGGKYAVSTAFDSKGGPLESYGPMRLAGETKYDTMIKIVNNFQQDPSTLVIATGENFPDGLAGGAFAAITGSPLLLIPQGNLNADIKAYLQAQCGKTTKAFILGGTGVIPSSTEKILGGLLTPS
- a CDS encoding GNAT family N-acetyltransferase encodes the protein MLNKEPQSKLMIEVDTLRLYDIPEVARLYEEAFSSHFLGHMGQGFLELFCAQFMNSATNYGYVAKYHGRPVGFVFGSIAEKPFSQFYRRNFWKLVILVVGRYVNDNYVRKHIKERLHCILDALKTFIFRQSGEQTEKLSSFTAARILAIGVDPNYRGIGIANQLTSNFCVQMKQEGFKKVGLSTFPWNERAIRFYKKDGWILEGRNSSSLSFIRTIL